The following are encoded in a window of Roseimaritima ulvae genomic DNA:
- the dgt gene encoding dGTP triphosphohydrolase, which translates to MSPATEIATRKPPQRTPSAGSDHSVLDSVAGREHLMLATYATHSEDTAGRDYPEPPHTYRGPFQRDRDRILHCSAFRRLSGKMQVFTGDMGEYHRTRLTHTFEVASIARTITRVLRLNEDLTEALALMHDIGHPPFGHCGEDVLNECLQAVGGFSHNAFALTIAQQLEQRYTGYPGLNLSAEVLEGQAERADKQHGAVGPTARLEVQVVDIADSLAYDAHDIDDALQMGLLTIDELSQLRLVRRALEQTELKYGTLSAVKLRPALVHELIDLQVSDFLEQAVERLRRWNGCRSEELSEAGVRLSHSIPLCDEQGELEAYLFEHVYRHPQLMTVRRRAADRLHQLFDALTQQPDRLPLRFRQRTEQVGAIRAVGEYLAGMTDRFCDMQYAFLQQGSGPLADW; encoded by the coding sequence TTGTCGCCAGCCACTGAAATCGCCACGCGCAAACCACCGCAGCGGACTCCTTCTGCCGGTTCCGACCATTCGGTACTTGATTCGGTCGCCGGTCGCGAACACCTGATGCTCGCGACCTATGCGACGCACAGCGAGGATACGGCGGGCCGCGACTATCCCGAGCCGCCGCATACCTACCGCGGCCCTTTTCAGCGTGACCGCGATCGGATTTTGCACTGTTCGGCCTTCCGCCGGCTGTCGGGAAAGATGCAGGTCTTTACCGGCGACATGGGCGAATACCACCGTACACGTTTGACGCACACCTTCGAAGTCGCCTCGATCGCGCGGACGATTACGCGGGTGTTGCGGCTTAATGAAGATTTAACGGAAGCTCTGGCGCTGATGCACGACATCGGCCATCCGCCGTTTGGGCATTGCGGCGAAGATGTGCTGAACGAGTGCCTGCAAGCGGTCGGGGGGTTCTCGCACAACGCCTTTGCCCTGACCATCGCTCAGCAGCTGGAACAACGCTACACCGGCTATCCCGGCCTGAATCTGTCGGCCGAAGTTTTGGAGGGGCAAGCCGAACGAGCGGACAAACAGCACGGTGCCGTGGGCCCGACCGCGCGGCTGGAAGTCCAGGTGGTCGATATCGCCGACTCGCTGGCCTACGACGCCCACGACATCGACGATGCCCTGCAAATGGGCCTGCTGACGATCGATGAACTTTCGCAGCTGCGACTGGTCCGCAGGGCCCTCGAGCAGACGGAGCTGAAATACGGAACCCTTTCGGCGGTCAAACTGCGGCCCGCGCTGGTCCATGAATTGATCGACCTGCAGGTCAGCGATTTTCTAGAACAAGCCGTGGAACGATTGCGGCGGTGGAACGGTTGTCGCAGCGAGGAGCTGAGCGAAGCCGGCGTCCGACTGTCGCATTCGATTCCCCTGTGTGACGAGCAAGGTGAGCTGGAAGCGTATTTGTTCGAGCACGTTTATCGGCATCCTCAACTGATGACTGTGCGTCGCCGGGCCGCCGATCGTTTGCATCAACTGTTCGACGCCCTGACCCAGCAGCCAGACCGATTGCCGCTGCGATTTCGCCAACGTACCGAACAGGTCGGCGCGATTCGTGCAGTGGGCGAGTATCTGGCTGGTATGACCGATCGTTTCTGTGACATGCAGTATGCGTTTCTACAACAGGGCAGCGGTCCGCTTGCCGATTGGTAG
- the uvrA gene encoding excinuclease ABC subunit UvrA encodes MADRTIQRDSEIPHPSGAEGVIRIRGARVHNLRGVDLDLPRDRLTVITGVSGSGKSSLAFDTLYAEGQRQYIESLSAYARQFLDQLQRPDVDWVDGLEPTLCIDQKRGTNNPRSTVATVTEIYDYLRLMYARIGVPHCYNCGTAILQQSADTIVESLSQLPESTKLMLLAPMIRGRRGKHDEVFQEIRKAGFVRVRVDGELYPLDDVPPLAARRNHTIEAVVDRIVVREDLQDRFDDSVRLALRIGEGLLVSVTQAPGESQWQEQLISSAYACPDCGISYAELEPRTFSFNSPYGACPKCDGMGVLDGFDPARIIDFKRSPDDGALLAYQDATKAVVRKMRAVVEPYLQSLGFEWSTPLKKMKAAARMQLLHGDEAESFAGLMSLLDQEWQSTRSDKRAEQLELLQASVICPQCHGGRLRAEALSVTVGDTNIAQLTAMPISDSTAWFESLELSAADAVIAKPIREEVRKRLRFLNLVGVGYLSLDRSADTLSGGELQRVRLATSIGSGLVGVCYVLDEPSIGLHQRDNDRLIGALRDLQQQGNTVLVVEHDEAMMRSADWLIDMGPGAGQHGGRIISQGTPEQVAADPESVTGGYLSGRLSGVPDLPPHEVDPKHALVIKGASTHNLKSVTARFPIGGLIGVTGVSGSGKSSLINDTLYPAVAAQLGLQAPHCGPYQSLEGTQWIDKLIRIDQAPIGRSPRSCPATYTGALDEIRKVYAATREAKQRGFTSSRFSFNAAAGQCPQCKGHGQEKIEMNFLSDLYVTCSICGGKRYNQATLQVRFKGQTIADILDMTIDEASALFTNIPKVDRVLQSLRDVGLGYLHLGQPSTTLSGGEAQRIKLGSELAKTSTGSTLYLLDEPTTGLHFEDVHRLLQVLHRLAAAGNTVIVIEHNLDVARACDWLIDLGPEGGAAGGELIGQGPPQTIRDLPASHTGKFL; translated from the coding sequence GTGGCGGACAGAACAATTCAACGAGACAGCGAGATTCCCCATCCCAGCGGGGCTGAAGGCGTAATTCGCATCCGCGGCGCCCGGGTGCACAACCTGCGGGGTGTCGACCTGGACCTGCCCCGCGACCGGCTGACCGTGATCACCGGCGTCAGCGGCAGCGGCAAAAGCTCGCTGGCCTTTGACACCCTGTACGCCGAAGGCCAACGGCAATACATCGAAAGCCTGTCCGCCTACGCTCGCCAATTCCTCGACCAACTGCAGCGGCCCGACGTGGACTGGGTCGATGGCCTCGAACCGACGCTGTGTATCGACCAGAAACGCGGCACCAACAACCCCCGCAGCACGGTCGCCACGGTCACCGAGATCTATGACTACCTGCGGCTGATGTATGCCCGTATCGGCGTCCCCCACTGCTACAACTGTGGCACCGCGATCCTACAGCAGTCCGCCGACACGATCGTCGAATCGCTTTCCCAACTGCCCGAATCGACCAAGTTGATGCTGCTGGCCCCGATGATCCGCGGCCGCCGGGGCAAACATGACGAGGTATTTCAGGAAATCCGCAAAGCCGGTTTCGTCCGCGTCCGCGTCGATGGAGAACTGTACCCGCTGGACGATGTGCCGCCGCTGGCCGCGCGTCGCAACCACACCATCGAAGCGGTCGTCGATCGGATTGTGGTCCGCGAGGATCTGCAAGATCGCTTCGACGATTCGGTGCGACTGGCCCTGCGGATAGGCGAGGGCTTGCTGGTCTCGGTCACCCAAGCCCCGGGCGAGTCACAGTGGCAAGAACAACTGATCAGCAGTGCCTACGCCTGCCCCGATTGCGGCATCAGCTACGCCGAACTGGAACCCCGCACGTTCAGCTTTAACAGCCCCTATGGCGCCTGTCCTAAATGTGACGGCATGGGCGTCCTGGACGGATTTGATCCCGCCCGCATCATCGATTTCAAACGTTCCCCCGACGACGGCGCCCTGTTGGCGTACCAAGACGCGACCAAGGCGGTGGTCCGCAAGATGCGAGCCGTCGTGGAGCCCTACCTGCAGTCGCTGGGCTTTGAATGGTCGACGCCGCTGAAGAAAATGAAAGCCGCCGCGCGGATGCAGCTGCTGCACGGCGACGAAGCCGAGTCGTTCGCCGGACTGATGTCGCTGCTGGATCAAGAGTGGCAATCCACCCGCAGCGACAAACGGGCCGAACAGCTAGAGCTGCTGCAAGCCTCGGTCATCTGCCCGCAGTGCCACGGCGGACGACTACGAGCCGAAGCGCTCAGCGTCACGGTGGGCGACACCAATATCGCCCAGCTAACCGCCATGCCGATCTCCGATTCAACCGCTTGGTTTGAGTCGCTGGAATTATCGGCCGCCGACGCGGTGATCGCCAAACCGATTCGCGAAGAGGTCCGCAAACGGCTGCGGTTCCTTAATCTGGTCGGCGTCGGCTACCTCAGCCTGGACCGTTCTGCCGATACGCTCAGCGGTGGCGAACTGCAACGCGTACGGCTGGCCACCAGCATCGGCTCCGGTTTGGTGGGCGTGTGTTACGTCCTGGACGAACCCTCGATCGGCCTGCACCAACGCGACAACGACCGCTTGATCGGAGCCCTGCGAGACCTGCAGCAACAGGGCAATACGGTGCTGGTCGTCGAACACGACGAAGCCATGATGCGGAGCGCCGACTGGTTGATCGACATGGGACCGGGCGCGGGACAACACGGCGGCCGGATCATCAGTCAGGGGACGCCCGAGCAAGTCGCCGCGGATCCGGAATCGGTCACCGGCGGATACCTCAGCGGCCGCCTGTCGGGTGTGCCCGATCTGCCGCCCCATGAGGTCGACCCCAAACACGCGCTGGTCATCAAGGGGGCCAGCACTCACAACCTGAAATCCGTCACCGCACGGTTCCCCATCGGCGGCTTGATCGGCGTCACCGGGGTCAGCGGCAGCGGCAAAAGCTCCTTAATCAACGACACGTTGTACCCGGCCGTGGCCGCTCAGCTGGGACTGCAGGCCCCACACTGTGGTCCCTATCAGTCGCTTGAGGGCACACAGTGGATCGACAAACTGATTCGCATCGACCAAGCCCCCATCGGACGCTCGCCGCGTAGTTGTCCGGCGACTTACACCGGAGCCCTGGATGAAATCCGCAAAGTCTACGCGGCCACGCGGGAAGCCAAACAACGGGGCTTTACCAGCAGCCGGTTCAGCTTTAACGCTGCGGCCGGCCAGTGCCCGCAATGCAAGGGGCACGGGCAAGAAAAGATCGAGATGAATTTTTTAAGCGACCTGTATGTGACGTGCAGCATTTGCGGCGGCAAACGTTACAACCAAGCCACTTTACAGGTGCGTTTCAAAGGCCAGACGATCGCCGACATTTTGGACATGACGATCGACGAAGCCAGCGCGTTGTTTACCAACATTCCCAAAGTCGATCGCGTGCTGCAATCGCTGCGTGACGTCGGCCTGGGCTACCTGCACCTGGGGCAACCCAGCACGACGCTCAGCGGTGGCGAAGCCCAACGCATTAAGCTGGGCAGCGAACTGGCCAAAACCAGCACCGGTTCGACGCTGTATTTATTGGACGAGCCGACCACAGGTTTGCATTTCGAAGACGTGCACCGCCTGTTGCAAGTGCTGCACCGCCTAGCGGCGGCCGGCAACACGGTGATCGTGATCGAACACAACCTGGACGTAGCCCGAGCCTGCGACTGGTTGATCGACCTCGGTCCAGAAGGCGGCGCAGCAGGCGGCGAACTCATCGGCCAAGGCCCTCCCCAAACCATCCGCGATCTGCCCGCCAGCCACACCGGCAAGTTTCTGTAG